The Juglans microcarpa x Juglans regia isolate MS1-56 chromosome 2S, Jm3101_v1.0, whole genome shotgun sequence genome has a window encoding:
- the LOC121252445 gene encoding F-box/kelch-repeat protein At1g55270-like — MDRMIQPPLVDTTCLCRVDAGLKTVAGAKRFVPGTKLCLQPDIKPSIHPTRSKPSRGDRSRNQSPLLPGLPDDLAIACLIRVPRVEHRKLRLVCKRWYRLLAGNFFYSLRKSLGIAEEWVYVIKRDRDGKISWHAFDPIYQLWHPLPPVPKEYSEALGFGCAVLSGCHLYLFGGKDPLKGSMRRVIFYSARTNKWHRAPDMLRRRHIFGSCVINNCLYVAGGENGGVHRSLRSAEVYDPNKNRWSFISDMSTAMVPFIGVVYEGKWYLKGLGSHRQVLSEVYQPETDSWHPVYDGMVAGWRNPSTSLIGHLYALDCKDGCKLRVYDEATDSWSKHIDSKMHLGNSRALEAAALLPLNGKLCIIRNNMSISLVDVSKSENARDPAAEHLWETIAGKGQFKTLVTNLLSSLAGRNRLKSHIVHCQVLQA, encoded by the exons ATGGACAGAATGATTCAACCGCCTCTG GTTGATACAACTTGTTTATGTAGGGTAGATGCAGGCCTCAAAACTGTTGCTGGCGCCAAAAGATTTGTTCCTGGGACAAAGCTCTGTCTTCAGCCTGACATTAAACCATCCATTCATCCAACAAGAAGCAAGCCATCACGTGGTGACAGGAGTCGAAATCAATCCCCTCTGCTCCCAGGACTCCCTGATGATCTTGCTATTGCTTGCCTAATCCGTGTCCCAAGAGTTGAGCATAGGAAACTCCGGCTGGTCTGCAAAAGATGGTATCGTCTTTTGGCTGGCAACTTCTTTTACTCACTTCGTAAAAGCCTTGGGATTGCAGAAGAATGGGTATATGTCATTAAAAGAGACCGAGATGGGAAAATATCATGGCATGCCTTTGATCCTATATATCAGCTTTGGCATCCCCTCCCCCCAGTCCCTAAGGAATATTCTGAAGCCCTTGGGTTTGGTTGTGCTGTCCTTAGTGGGTGTCACCTCTACCTGTTTGGTGGTAAAGACCCGCTAAAGGGATCAATGAGACGGGTCATATTTTATAGTGCCAGGACTAATAAATGGCACCGTGCTCCAGATATGCTTCGCCGGCGACATATTTTTGGATCTTGTGTCATAAACAATTGCTTGTATGTAGCGGGCGGAGAGAATGGCGGTGTGCACCGATCCTTGAGATCAGCTGAAGTCTATGATCCTAACAAGAATCGGTGGTCCTTTATTTCGGACATGAGCACAGCAATGGTTCCATTTATTGGGGTTGTCTACGAGGGCAAGTGGTACTTGAAAGGGCTCGGGTCTCATCGACAGGTTCTGAGCGAGGTCTATCAACCTGAAACTGACAGCTGGCACCCGGTTTATGATGGAATGGTGGCAGGCTGGAGGAACCCAAGTACTTCCCTTATTGGGCACCTTTATGCTTTGGACTGCAAGGATGGCTGTAAACTTCGGGTTTATGATGAAGCTACTGATTCCTGGAGCAAGCATATTGACAGTAAAATGCATTTAGGGAATTCTCGAGCATTGGAAGCAGCTGCTCTTCTTCCCCTTAACGGCAAACTGTGTATCATCAGAAACAATATGAGCATTTCTCTGGTGGACGTTTCAAAATCTGAAAATGCAAGGGATCCTGCGGCTGAACATTTATGGGAAACTATAGCAGGGAAAGGACAGTTCAAGACTTTGGTCACAAATCTCTTGTCCAGCCTTGCTGGCCGGAACCGCCTGAAAAGTCACATTGTTCACTGTCAGGTTCTTCAAGCTTGA